The following proteins come from a genomic window of Miscanthus floridulus cultivar M001 chromosome 2, ASM1932011v1, whole genome shotgun sequence:
- the LOC136538281 gene encoding cyclin-D5-1-like, whose product MGEAQEGCSAGCSFSLMCLEDGADLDAAAGSAESADDAGRLAAFLYSDAGEEDQEEYMDHLVSKESSFCCSPCSSSSPSSSPSPVFCDIAGAEPCLSSTASPDDWFRCARRATVEWIFEKRAYFGFSHRTAYLAISYMDRFCLHRCMDRSVMPWAARLLAVACVSLAAKMEEYRAPALSEFRADDEYDFSSVCIRRMELLVLSTLGWRMGDVTPLDYLPCLSSRLPLDGGGGGGGLVAAKAAALIFSAAESASVLDYRPSTVAVAAVLAAAHGAMAKEALESKMSSLSPSCLLDKDDVHACYSTMLSESSSATPSKLAAKRPPPPTSSGSTTFSSVDAASSLEAAADSNKRSRLELPAVVGA is encoded by the exons ATGGGGGAAGCACAGGAGGGCTGCTCGGCCGGCTGCTCCTTCTCCCTCATGTGCCTGGAGGACGGCGCCGAcctcgacgccgccgccggctcCGCGGAGAGCGCCGATGACGCCGGCAGGCTGGCCGCCTTTCTTTACAGCGACGCCGGGGAGGAGGACCAGGAGGAGTACATGGACCACCTCGTGTCCAAGGAGAGCAGCTTCTGCTGCTCCCCTTGCTCTTCCTCCTCGCCCTCGTCCTCGCCCTCGCCCGTCTTCTGCGACATCGCCGGCGCCGAGCCGTGCCTTTCGTCCACGGCATCACCCGACGACTGGTTCCGTTGCGCGCGCCGCGCCACCGTCGAGTGGATCTTTGAG AAGCGGGCTTACTTCGGCTTCTCCCACCGCACGGCGTACCTGGCCATCTCCTACATGGACCGCTTCTGCCTCCACCGCTGCATGGAC AGGTCAGTGATGCCCTGGGCGGCGCGGCTGCTGGCGGTGGCGTGCGTGTCCCTGGCGGCCAAGATGGAGGAGTACCGCGCGCCGGCGCTGTCCGAGTTCCGTGCCGACGACGAGTACGACTTCAGCAGCGTCTGCATCCGGCGCATGGAGCTGCTGGTGCTGTCCACGCTGGGGTGGCGCATGGGCGACGTCACGCCGCTGGACTACCTCCCCTGCCTCTCCTCCAGGCTACCCctagatggcggcggcggcggcggcggcctcgtgGCCGCCAAGGCCGCCGCCCTCATCTTCTCCGCCGCGGAAT CTGCGAGCGTGCTCGACTACCGGCCGTCCACCGTGGCCGTCGCCGCCGTCCTGGCGGCGGCCCACGGCGCCATGGCAAAGGAGGCGCTGGAGTCAAAGATGAGCAGCCTATCTCCGTCCTGCCTGCTCGACAAG GACGACGTGCACGCCTGCTACAGCACGATGCTGAGcgagagctcgtcggcgacgccGAGCAAGCTGGCGGCCAAGAGACCGCCGCCACCCACCAGCTCCGGCTCGACGACTTTCTCATCCGTCGACGCGGCCTCCTCGTTGGAGGCCGCGGCGGACAGCAACAAGAGGTCGCGGCTGGAGCTGCCGGCCGTCGTCGGCGCATGA